A genomic window from Lotus japonicus ecotype B-129 chromosome 1, LjGifu_v1.2 includes:
- the LOC130729722 gene encoding probable metal-nicotianamine transporter YSL6, which translates to MGTESASVDITEPLILDPDNEEEGKKEYLTEPVPEWKEQITNRGLVVSAVLGCLFCIITHKLNLTVGIIPSLNIAAGLLGFFFVKTWTSFLSKMGVFMKPFTRQENTVIQTCVVACYGLAFSGGFGSSLIAMDQRTYELIGPDYPGNRAEDVKNPGLGWMMGFTFVVGFLGLFSLVPLRKVMVLDYKLTYPSGTATAMLINSFHTKSGAELAGNQVRQLGKYLSFSFFWSCFKWFFSGVGDSCGFDNFPSFGLTLYKNTFYFDFSPTYVGCGLICPHIVNCSVLLGAIISWGFMWPFVSKHAGDWYPADLGNNDFKGLYGYKVFISIAIILGDGIYNLLKIILITVREMWRTSSNQNNLPLVTEVLDGGSSHVQLEQKKRDEIFLKDSIPTWFAASGYVGLAAISIATIPIIFPPLKWYLVLCSYIIAPALAFCNSYGCGLTDWSLASTYGKIGLFIIASVVGQNGGVIAGVASCAVMMSIVATAADLMQDFKTGYLTLSSAKSMFVSQLIGTAMGCVIAPLTFWMFWTAFDIGSPDGPYKAPYAVIFREMAILGVEGFSELPKYCLEMCAGFFVAALVINLLRDMIPKKFSQYIPIPMAMAVPFYNGAYFAVDMFIGTVILFVWEKLNRKEAEDYAGAVASGLICGDGIWTIPSAVLSILRVNPPICMYFGPSASS; encoded by the exons ATGGGTACTGAATCAGCATCTGTGGACATTACAGAGCCTTTGATTCTGGATCCTGACAACGAGGAGGAGGGGAAGAAGGAGTATTTGACTGAGCCGGTTCCTGAATGGAAGGAGCAGATTACAAACAGAGGGTTGGTGGTGAGTGCTGTGTTGGGGTGTTTGTTCTGCATCATCACTCACAAGCTCAATCTCACTGTTGGGATCATCCCTTCCCTCAACATTGCTGCTGGATTGCTTGGATTCTTCTTTGTGAAGACTTGGACTAGTTTCTTGTCCAAGATGGGGGTTTTCATGAAGCCCTTTACTAGGCAAGAGAACACTGTTATCCAGACTTGTGTTGTTGCTTGCTATGGACTCGCCTTTAGTG GCGGGTTTGGTTCATCCTTGATTGCAATGGATCAGAGAACATATGAACTCATTGGCCCTGATTACCCTGGTAATAGAGCGGAAGATGTTAAAAACCCGGGCTTGGGTTGGATGATGGGTTTCACGTTTGTTGTCGGTTTCCTCGGACTTTTTAGTCTTGTGCCACTTCGTAAG GTTATGGTCTTGGATTATAAGCTTACATATCCCAGTGGAACAGCCACAGCAATGCTAATTAATAGTTTCCATACAAAATCTGGAGCAGAACTTGCAGG GAACCAAGTTCGGCAGCTTGGAAAGTATTTAAGTTTTAGTTTCTTCTGGAGTTGCTTTAAGTGGTTCTTCAGTGGTGTTGGAGATTCATGTGGGTTTGACAACTTCCCTAGCTTCGGTTTGACTCTATATAAGAACAC ATTCTACTTTGACTTTAGTCCAACCTATGTTGGATGTGGTCTTATCTGTCCTCACATTGTCAATTGTTCAGTTCTCCTTGGAGCTATTATATCATGGGGATTTATGTGGCCTTTCGTTTCCAAGCATGCTGGGGACTGGTATCCTGCTGACCTTGGAAACAATGATTTCAAAGGTCTTTATGGATACAAG GTGTTCATATCTATTGCTATTATTTTGGGAGATGGTATTTACAATCTGTTGAAGATTATACTGATCACCGTTAGAGAGATGTGGAGGACAAGCTCCAATCAGAACAACCTTCCTCTTGTGACAGAAGTTCTTG ATGGTGGGAGTTCTCATGTGCAATTAGAACAAAAGAAGAGGGATGAAATATTTTTGAAGGACAGCATTCCCACCTGGTTTGCAGCCTCTGGATACGTCGGTTTGGCTGCCATTTCCATAGCAACAATACCAATCATTTTCCCTCCTCTCAAATGGTATTTGGTTCTGTGCTCTTACATCATTGCTCCAGCCCTTGCCTTCTGCAACTCCTACGGCTGCGGTCTCACCGATTGGAGTCTGGCGTCCACTTACGGGAAGATTGGTCTCTTCATCATCGCCTCAGTGGTCGGCCAAAATGGCGGAGTGATTGCCGGGGTAGCATCCTGTGCTGTGATGATGTCCATTGTAGCCACTGCCGCTGATCTCATGCAAGATTTCAAGACAGGCTACCTCACCCTCTCATCAGCAAAGTCCATGTTTGTGAGCCAGTTGATTGGAACAGCCATGGGTTGTGTGATTGCTCCCCTCACCTTCTGGATGTTCTGGACTGCCTTCGATATTGGGTCACCTGATGGCCCTTACAAGGCACCATATGCTGTCATATTCAGGGAAATGGCCATACTTGGTGTGGAGGGGTTCTCAGAGCTTCCAAAGTACTGCCTCGAAATGTGCGCCGGTTTCTTTGTGGCAGCCCTTGTTATCAATCTTCTAAGGGATATGATTCCCAAGAAGTTCTCTCAGTACATACCTATCCCAATGGCAATGGCAGTTCCTTTCTACAATGGTGCTTACTTTGCAGTTGACATGTTTATTGGAACTGTGATATTGTTTGTGTGGGAAAAATTGAATAGGAAGGAGGCAGAGGACTATGCTGGAgcagttgcttctggtttgataTGTGGTGATGGGATATGGACTATTCCTTCTGCAGTGCTCTCTATTTTGAGGGTCAATCCCCCTATCTGTATGTACTTTGGGCCTTCTGCAAGCAGCTGA